In Rissa tridactyla isolate bRisTri1 chromosome 2, bRisTri1.patW.cur.20221130, whole genome shotgun sequence, a single window of DNA contains:
- the TMEM200C gene encoding transmembrane protein 200C, with protein sequence MIATGGLLRISARKQDPLRPQSQVPKRKRKTKKKRKNDVVVVKGKLKLCSLSGLIALCGILVLLVGIALAVVGYWPKPNQVYREGSFSGGRQLAPQGGTPKNRSRTQEGAHAGIHPESSPRANTSTTATTQGSPQSPPTSSSPQASVGFLFRLFSSYLHSDKLKVLGPLIMGIGIFLFICANAVLHENRDKKTKIINLRDLYSTVIDAHSLRAKDGSTPASAPLNGFVNYVQSRGLDLKPGGEGLGAAAMLARSSWPPGLGVSLSPPDLASSPRRSSFCTPPQPPRLAEAVYSIYQEHAALAGRTVTSPPCSPPESWGRRSTASSIVGSSLSTFTLLPLAPSSGGGAWRRPPGERGAREIPRGEFELSLTNLSSNRIEGGYGTRRHKLVLRRQSTSCLPDARCPLFPEPPRSPTVSGGLDSSLLVKASSSYSKSLDLGGSPPSTPPAITKMDSQSSQSEPSSSNKGYSHLEEAGTSLESVANTPASKIQDCEEEPPEKTDPLKATSREQTGEQSQQTQRQYTNKEKLFMISRSHAALGLEDGELESTGI encoded by the coding sequence ATGATCGCCACTGGAGGCCTCCTGAGGATCTCGGCTAGGAAACAGGACCCCTTGCGACCCCAAAGCCAAGTCCCCAAACGCAAACGCAAGACCAAAAAGAAGCGCAAGAACGACGTGGTGGTGGTGAAAGGCAAGCTCAAGCTGTGCTCTCTCTCGGGGCTCATTGCCCTCTGTGGCATCCTGGTACTGCTGGTGGGCATTGCCTTGGCCGTGGTGGGCTACTGGCCAAAGCCCAACCAGGTGTACAGAGAAGGCAGCTTCAGTGGGGGCCGACAGCTGGCACCACAGGGTGGCACCCCCAAGAACCGCTCCCGGACCCAGGAAGGGGCACATGCAGGGATCCATCCAGAGTCATCCCCCAGAGCCAACACCTCCACCACTGCTACCACCCAGGGATCCCCACAGTCTCCCCCCACTTCCTCGTCCCCCCAGGCCTCAGTGGGTTTCCTTTTCCGTCTTTTCTCGAGCTACTTGCATTCAGACAAGCTGAAGGTGCTGGGCCCCCTCATCATGGGTATCGGcatcttcctcttcatctgcGCCAATGCGGTATTGCACGAGAACCGTGACAAGAAGACCAAGATCATCAACCTGCGTGACCTCTACTCCACCGTCATCGATGCCCACAGCCTGCGGGCCAAAGATGGCAGCACTCCGGCCTCAGCCCCTCTCAACGGCTTTGTCAACTATGTGCAGTCCCGGGGCCTGGACCTAAAGCCTGGTGGTGAAGGCTTGGGTGCTGCGGCCATGCTGGCCAGGAGCTCCTGGCCACCAGGACTGGGAGTGTCCCTTTCTCCACCAGACCTGGCGTCCTCGCCACGGCGTTCCTCTTTCTGCACCCCACCACAGCCGCCCAGGCTGGCCGAGGCTGTGTACAGCATCTACCAGGAACATGCCGCCCTTGCTGGCCGCACCGTCACcagcccaccctgcagcccaccAGAGAGCTGGGGCCGGCGCAGCACAGCCAGCTCCATTGTCGGCTCTTCGCTCAGCACTTTCACCCTCCTGCCCTTGGCGCCAAGCAGTggagggggagcctggcggagACCCCCTGGTGAGCGGGGAGCCCGGGAGATCCCACGGGGGGAGTTTGAACTCAGCCTGACCAACCTCAGCAGCAACCGCATTGAGGGAGGCTATGGGACGAGGAGGCACAAGCTGGTTCTCAGGCGGCAGAGCACCAGCTGTTTGCCCGATGCCAGGTGTCCCCTTTTCCCTGAGCCACCTCGGTCACCAACTGTCAGCGGGGGCCTGGACTCCAGCCTCTTGGTAAAGGCATCTTCTAGTTACTCCAAATCTCTGGACCTTGGGGGGTCACCACCCTCTACCCCCCCTGCCATCACCAAGATGGACTCCCAGAGTTCCCAGTCTGAGCCTTCCAGCAGCAATAAGGGCTACAGCCACCTGGAGGAGGCAGGCACCTCCTTGGAGTCAGTTGCCAACACCCCAGCCAGTAAAATCCAGGACTGTGAGGAGGAACCACCCGAGAAGACGGACCCTCTCAAGGCTACCAGCAGAGAACAAACAGGGGAGCAATCCCAGCAAACTCAAAGACAGTACACAAATAAAGAGAAACTCTTTATGATTTCTAGGTCGCATGCTGCATTAGGGCTGGAGGATGGGGAACTGGAGAGTACTGGCATCTAA